In Candidatus Zixiibacteriota bacterium, the following proteins share a genomic window:
- a CDS encoding PLP-dependent aminotransferase family protein, with protein sequence MVVAQKNNVNTDRWPISPQIKGLKSSILREILKTSSQPGVISFAGGLPAPELFPLDDIKLAMDQAMTKYGGDTTQYSLTLGIPMLRELLAQRASARHTETAVENIIVTAGGQQALELVGRTFVTPGQYVLCEYPTYVGALQVFNAYQAKYAPVAMDHDGMIIDEVEEKIKKYRPTVIYTVSNFQNPTGITLSLERRHALIELATRYEIPIVDDNPYGDIRFAGDPIPTLKSIGGDAVIAVRTFSKTMAPGFRVGWLNGPKDIIPYFERAKQAIDLHTNTLNQYIIHEYVAAGKLEPHIELIKSDYVVKRDLMMRSLNEFFPEGCTWTNPEGGLFLWVELPRHLSAKSLLPQAIERKVAYVYGEPFFPDGSGDHTLRLNFSNASHENIVEGIKRLGQLFTENL encoded by the coding sequence ATGGTGGTTGCACAAAAAAATAATGTCAATACCGATCGCTGGCCGATATCGCCACAGATCAAGGGTCTAAAGTCATCGATTCTGAGAGAGATCCTCAAGACCTCTTCGCAGCCGGGCGTAATCTCCTTCGCGGGTGGTCTGCCTGCGCCGGAACTGTTTCCGCTTGACGATATCAAGCTGGCCATGGACCAGGCCATGACCAAATATGGCGGCGATACCACCCAGTACTCGTTGACGCTGGGTATCCCCATGTTGCGCGAATTGCTGGCACAACGGGCCAGCGCGCGTCACACCGAGACTGCGGTTGAGAACATAATCGTCACAGCGGGGGGACAGCAGGCCTTGGAGTTGGTCGGACGCACTTTTGTCACGCCGGGTCAGTACGTGCTCTGTGAGTATCCGACATACGTCGGCGCCCTTCAGGTGTTCAACGCCTACCAGGCCAAGTATGCGCCGGTGGCCATGGACCACGACGGTATGATTATCGATGAGGTCGAAGAGAAGATTAAGAAATATCGTCCCACCGTCATTTACACAGTATCCAATTTCCAAAACCCGACCGGTATCACGTTGTCGCTCGAACGGCGCCACGCCTTGATCGAATTGGCGACGCGCTATGAGATTCCGATTGTCGACGACAATCCGTATGGCGACATCCGATTTGCCGGTGACCCCATTCCGACTCTTAAGTCCATAGGTGGTGACGCTGTGATTGCCGTGCGCACTTTCTCCAAAACAATGGCGCCGGGCTTCCGGGTAGGCTGGCTCAATGGACCTAAGGATATTATACCGTACTTCGAAAGAGCCAAACAGGCGATTGATCTGCACACCAACACGCTCAACCAGTATATCATTCACGAGTATGTGGCTGCCGGTAAACTGGAGCCACACATCGAACTGATCAAGTCTGATTACGTTGTCAAGCGCGACCTCATGATGCGTTCGCTGAACGAGTTCTTCCCCGAAGGTTGCACCTGGACTAACCCTGAAGGCGGCTTGTTCCTGTGGGTCGAGTTACCCCGGCACCTGTCGGCCAAGAGCCTCCTGCCGCAAGCTATCGAGAGAAAAGTGGCCTATGTGTATGGCGAACCGTTCTTCCCGGACGGCAGCGGCGACCACACTTTGCGCCTGAATTTCTCCAACGCCAGCCACGAAAACATTGTTGAGG
- a CDS encoding SPFH domain-containing protein yields MTDINQENADSFEPTEIPVQKKSTMFKIAAIGGAVLLVLILILGDKLVENNDAPFIKIKQALDGTLTVRTEPGIFWQGFGDITKYSKSEIIWFSRELHEGLTRDQSIQVRYRDGGNAYISGSIRYVLPYDQSNAQDLMVGLHKAYRNQDNFVDRAIQRLLFETIQQSAGFFTSEESYTTHKSTYANYVRDQIMNGVYEVAQVTDTTIRPGGELKILPRNIIRRDENGEMMRKANPLAKYGVSITNVTIYDPIYEEDIQSQIAQRLNSKMQVIVARSEASLRTQEQITMKAQGERDVEIERYTQLVINMREELEAEQDKSVQTILSQMRAEAAEVNKRAQEWNGKAEKERGRGMATSKRLLQAADKNLDIKMQAVMVKHKAIADALAAGKNILPEIIFSEGSGGGNTLIEAMGINALQEMSDRQKTKASGGGK; encoded by the coding sequence ATGACTGATATAAACCAAGAAAACGCTGACAGCTTCGAACCTACTGAGATACCGGTGCAGAAAAAGTCGACGATGTTCAAGATTGCAGCGATTGGCGGTGCTGTGCTGCTCGTTTTGATCCTCATACTCGGGGACAAGCTGGTCGAAAATAACGATGCTCCGTTCATCAAAATCAAACAGGCGCTCGATGGTACCCTTACCGTTCGCACCGAGCCGGGTATCTTTTGGCAGGGTTTCGGTGACATCACCAAGTATAGCAAATCGGAGATTATTTGGTTTTCAAGAGAACTGCACGAAGGTCTGACCCGTGATCAGTCTATCCAGGTGCGCTATCGAGATGGTGGAAATGCGTACATCAGCGGCAGTATCAGATACGTGCTTCCATACGACCAATCCAATGCGCAGGACTTAATGGTCGGACTGCACAAGGCGTATCGAAATCAGGATAACTTTGTAGACCGTGCGATCCAGCGTCTGCTGTTTGAGACTATCCAGCAGAGCGCCGGGTTTTTCACATCTGAGGAATCGTACACGACTCACAAATCCACCTATGCCAACTATGTTCGTGATCAGATTATGAACGGCGTGTACGAAGTAGCACAGGTGACCGATACGACCATTCGCCCCGGAGGTGAATTAAAGATTCTCCCGAGGAATATCATTCGCCGCGATGAAAACGGCGAGATGATGCGCAAAGCCAATCCTCTGGCCAAGTACGGTGTGTCGATCACAAATGTTACAATCTACGACCCCATCTACGAGGAAGATATCCAGAGCCAGATCGCGCAGCGACTCAACTCCAAAATGCAGGTGATCGTGGCCAGATCCGAGGCCAGCCTGAGGACCCAGGAGCAGATCACCATGAAAGCTCAGGGTGAGCGTGATGTTGAAATCGAACGGTACACCCAGCTTGTGATCAACATGCGAGAGGAACTTGAAGCCGAGCAAGACAAGTCGGTTCAGACCATCTTGTCGCAGATGCGCGCCGAAGCAGCCGAGGTGAACAAGCGGGCCCAGGAGTGGAATGGCAAGGCGGAAAAAGAACGCGGGCGCGGGATGGCAACTTCCAAACGTCTGCTGCAAGCGGCCGATAAGAACCTCGATATAAAAATGCAAGCAGTGATGGTGAAGCACAAAGCTATCGCCGATGCCCTGGCGGCCGGTAAGAATATTCTGCCGGAGATAATTTTCAGCGAAGGCTCCGGAGGTGGCAACACTCTCATCGAGGCGATGGGTATCAACGCCCTGCAAGAGATGTCCGACCGGCAGAAGACTAAAGCGTCCGGCGGGGGGAAGTAG
- a CDS encoding SPFH domain-containing protein, giving the protein MQEVNIPNLSNLPIARIIRFVAIGAGVILAIWIVYTLFGKNDAGYYQVRQDIITGELSVKRDFGIYYNGLKKVTTYQIESSYTFSNDRSDENVIGEAIEVRFNDGGIGRISGDFRFRLPANDEDMLRLHQEFGTGRELMNELYIQGVKQSVYNTSLLMSSEESYTNKSLFPQWTLDQLQAGVYKTEEYLVDMVDEITKEIETRKAVRIHRDEHGNPIRNEPVLNHYGITISQATIREPEYDKNILGLIREKRSFEVAITIAEADAEKASQEKLTVIQDGKKRVTEAEYSARKVMQKAIEEARKDKTVALTVATKGLIVAEQDFLAEKSKADGLIAQARGEADKRKKIKEADNALVMRTEAFEVVMGYYKNAFTKISWSPRIATSGAAYGENGLPSALESYLKIAEVVRKDLNLDLTF; this is encoded by the coding sequence ATGCAGGAAGTAAACATCCCCAACCTGAGCAATCTACCAATTGCCAGGATCATCCGATTCGTCGCTATCGGCGCAGGCGTGATTCTCGCGATCTGGATTGTTTACACCTTGTTTGGAAAGAACGATGCCGGGTACTACCAGGTCAGGCAGGATATCATTACCGGTGAGCTATCGGTAAAACGCGACTTCGGTATTTACTACAACGGCCTCAAGAAAGTAACCACCTACCAGATCGAATCGAGCTACACGTTCAGCAATGATCGATCTGATGAAAACGTGATCGGTGAAGCGATCGAGGTTCGGTTCAATGACGGCGGTATCGGACGCATCTCCGGCGACTTCCGGTTTCGACTGCCGGCCAATGACGAGGATATGCTCAGACTGCATCAGGAATTTGGAACCGGACGCGAGTTGATGAACGAGTTGTACATCCAGGGGGTGAAGCAGTCGGTGTACAATACATCATTACTGATGTCTTCTGAGGAATCCTACACGAACAAGTCGCTCTTCCCACAGTGGACGTTAGACCAATTGCAGGCGGGAGTATACAAAACAGAAGAGTACTTAGTCGACATGGTCGACGAAATCACCAAGGAAATCGAGACGCGCAAGGCGGTGCGGATACATCGTGATGAACACGGGAATCCTATTCGCAACGAGCCGGTTCTGAACCATTATGGGATCACGATCTCGCAGGCGACCATCCGCGAACCCGAATACGACAAGAACATCCTCGGCCTGATTCGCGAAAAACGCAGCTTTGAGGTGGCTATCACCATTGCCGAAGCTGACGCTGAGAAGGCCTCGCAGGAGAAGCTGACAGTCATTCAGGATGGTAAGAAACGGGTGACGGAGGCTGAATACAGTGCCCGTAAAGTCATGCAAAAGGCAATCGAGGAGGCGCGTAAGGACAAGACGGTAGCCCTGACCGTTGCCACTAAGGGACTGATCGTGGCCGAGCAAGATTTCCTGGCTGAGAAGAGCAAAGCCGACGGCCTCATCGCGCAGGCAAGGGGTGAAGCTGACAAACGCAAGAAGATCAAGGAAGCAGATAACGCCCTGGTGATGCGCACGGAAGCCTTCGAGGTGGTGATGGGATACTATAAGAACGCTTTCACCAAGATATCCTGGTCGCCCCGAATCGCAACTTCGGGTGCAGCCTACGGCGAGAACGGTCTGCCGTCGGCGCTGGAGTCTTATCTGAAGATTGCAGAAGTAGTTCGCAAAGATCTCAATCTTGATTTGACGTTCTAA
- a CDS encoding DUF3592 domain-containing protein, whose protein sequence is MHYWGMVVLAFLSAIVAAGRMKQKQSGRLPSIARKWKVVSLLVMHVGVLLVIWMTGEIIQINQTANWPTQTGHIIEAVIGGGRAYRPEVRYRYTVNNQVYTGESSLNAPGFGGKRKRYDAASSLIEQFQPGDSVIVFYNPEQPSESTLSTVPTWDVFVKLVCGVFVFVIGLYVTLLPRRTKTTGSI, encoded by the coding sequence ATGCACTACTGGGGCATGGTTGTTCTGGCCTTTCTATCGGCCATAGTTGCGGCCGGGAGAATGAAACAGAAACAGTCCGGTCGTCTTCCTTCCATCGCACGGAAGTGGAAAGTGGTCAGTCTTTTGGTGATGCACGTTGGCGTGTTGCTGGTAATATGGATGACTGGCGAGATCATACAGATCAACCAGACGGCAAACTGGCCTACCCAAACGGGTCATATAATCGAGGCGGTCATCGGAGGCGGGCGAGCCTACCGTCCGGAAGTAAGATATCGATACACCGTCAACAACCAGGTGTATACAGGTGAATCGAGCCTGAACGCTCCCGGCTTTGGCGGTAAGCGCAAGAGATATGATGCGGCCAGCAGTTTGATCGAACAATTTCAGCCGGGCGACTCGGTCATTGTCTTTTATAATCCGGAACAACCATCGGAGTCCACCCTTTCGACGGTGCCGACCTGGGATGTCTTTGTCAAGCTGGTGTGTGGAGTCTTCGTCTTTGTGATTGGACTCTATGTGACACTTCTTCCCAGGCGAACTAAAACCACCGGTTCAATCTAA
- a CDS encoding glycosyltransferase family 39 protein, whose protein sequence is MGCQLKTIRYHKRMIDDTVNTFWTRHRAWLAPLLIFALALTVRVVYLSQIYSSPTSRQPIMDEKYHLHLAQQINSPEGLPHEPFYRAPLYPHVLALLLGITNDSHYAVRLLQIILGSLLPLFVYLFGLRLFNRRIAYWAAAVTALWPTFIYYDSALLITSMMTLLTCLLVLQLYRCDERPQKLLGFVLAGIFLGVTGLARPNILLLGPLLAIWIWWILKPQLGTKPALVRFFLIGACAFLVVLPVTVRNYIVADDPVLIAWQGGFNFFIGNNQQASGWSATIPGIDPTWEGGYKEAIVMAEQTEGRTLKRSEVSDFWYSAAWQEIKNHPSTFAGLLLRKLRLFLNGYEIPNNQNIYLARQLSPVMQPLLFTKSVYFPYGLLAPLAAVGLVLSLAHWRRFLLVYLVISAYLATLLLFFVCARFRQPMLPFMILFAVYGVSRIIEFIRKRQGKNLALAFFMLALLLIESNHDALGLDVNRIAAEDHYVIGNAYLAENNLAAAELKYKQALAADSTLAAAHNNLGLISTRRNKIREANMHFYRGVKADPTYLDNYLNMATGYLETGQPLEAVNTLKYAAMRHPLNDMVHFKLGGALAEAGLIDEAVQSLRQSLELNPGNVDAREALKQMQDHAPTP, encoded by the coding sequence ATGGGTTGCCAACTAAAGACAATTCGCTATCATAAACGCATGATCGACGATACCGTCAACACATTCTGGACCCGCCACCGCGCCTGGTTGGCGCCGCTGTTGATCTTTGCCCTCGCGCTCACGGTCCGTGTAGTCTACCTCTCGCAGATCTACTCCTCCCCTACTTCGCGGCAACCGATTATGGATGAGAAGTATCACTTGCACCTGGCGCAGCAAATCAATTCCCCCGAAGGCCTTCCGCACGAGCCATTCTATCGAGCGCCACTTTATCCGCACGTATTGGCTCTGCTTCTCGGTATCACTAACGACTCCCACTATGCGGTTCGGTTGCTGCAAATCATCCTCGGCTCGCTCTTGCCTTTGTTCGTCTACCTATTCGGTCTTCGCTTGTTCAACCGCCGGATTGCTTACTGGGCTGCCGCCGTGACTGCGCTTTGGCCTACTTTCATTTATTACGACAGTGCACTGCTGATCACCTCAATGATGACACTCTTGACCTGTTTGTTAGTCCTGCAATTGTACAGGTGCGATGAACGACCTCAGAAACTGCTTGGCTTCGTGCTGGCCGGTATCTTTCTGGGCGTGACCGGTCTGGCCCGACCCAACATTCTGTTGCTCGGTCCGCTGCTCGCGATTTGGATATGGTGGATACTCAAACCACAACTGGGGACGAAACCGGCTCTGGTGCGCTTTTTTCTGATCGGAGCCTGCGCCTTCCTGGTCGTACTGCCGGTGACTGTGCGCAACTATATCGTGGCCGATGACCCGGTCTTAATTGCCTGGCAGGGTGGTTTCAATTTCTTCATCGGCAACAACCAGCAAGCATCCGGCTGGTCGGCGACGATACCGGGGATCGATCCCACCTGGGAAGGCGGCTACAAGGAGGCAATTGTGATGGCCGAGCAAACCGAAGGCCGCACGTTGAAACGATCCGAAGTGTCCGATTTTTGGTACTCAGCCGCCTGGCAGGAGATCAAAAACCATCCTTCGACATTCGCAGGCTTGTTGTTGCGAAAACTGCGCCTGTTCCTAAACGGCTATGAGATACCTAATAATCAAAACATCTACCTCGCTCGCCAGCTTTCTCCGGTGATGCAACCTCTGCTCTTCACGAAGTCAGTCTACTTCCCCTACGGCCTATTGGCGCCGTTGGCTGCCGTCGGACTCGTACTGTCCCTGGCCCATTGGCGGCGATTTCTGTTGGTCTACCTCGTAATCTCAGCCTATCTGGCGACCTTGCTGCTCTTTTTTGTCTGCGCCCGGTTCAGACAACCGATGTTGCCGTTCATGATTCTATTCGCTGTCTACGGGGTGTCACGAATCATCGAGTTTATCAGAAAGCGTCAAGGCAAGAATCTGGCTCTTGCCTTTTTCATGCTGGCGCTCTTGCTGATCGAATCAAACCATGACGCCCTCGGACTTGACGTCAACCGTATCGCTGCCGAAGATCACTACGTTATAGGCAACGCTTACCTCGCCGAGAACAATTTGGCTGCCGCCGAACTCAAGTATAAGCAGGCGCTGGCAGCAGATTCCACCCTGGCCGCGGCGCACAACAACCTCGGTTTGATCAGCACCCGGCGCAACAAGATTCGTGAGGCAAATATGCACTTCTACCGAGGTGTCAAAGCCGACCCGACCTACCTGGACAACTATCTGAATATGGCCACCGGATACCTCGAAACCGGTCAACCTCTCGAAGCTGTGAACACACTCAAGTATGCGGCGATGCGACATCCCCTAAACGATATGGTGCATTTCAAATTAGGCGGCGCGTTAGCCGAAGCGGGACTCATCGACGAGGCGGTTCAGTCGCTTCGACAGAGTCTTGAACTAAACCCCGGCAATGTCGATGCCAGAGAGGCACTGAAGCAAATGCAAGACCACGCACCGACACCGTAA